A genomic region of Homalodisca vitripennis isolate AUS2020 chromosome 5, UT_GWSS_2.1, whole genome shotgun sequence contains the following coding sequences:
- the LOC124363324 gene encoding fatty-acid amide hydrolase 2-A-like isoform X1, with amino-acid sequence MLAQELLRLKMWSTGQQWLIWLLIRPVAILFWTVSHILSWFHGKPPLPPISNPLLLLSATELSHSIRTRKIGCEEVIKAYIARVKEVNPIINAVVQSRFDQALEEARLIDKSLLVNDRTEEELARETPLLGVPVTVKESIPVRGLSNNAGVPNKTRIAEKDGEAVAALKARGAIPLLVSNTPELCLSWETYNPVTGRTNNPYNPLRTSGGSSGGEAALLGSGASVISLGSDIGGSGRIPASFCGVFGHKPSSGYISVQGHMPTSEDPMWTQVFVYAPMARYAEDLPLLFSSCIDDEEKLKELRLDEPVDLSKVKFFYLDRDISKVTSRVHGDVKLAMSKAVTHLETTFKVPVEKIDIDEMKHAAQLSCMLMLRMKPCHTIFQKSDDNLTEWKSVTWQWILWLLGLSRHALHAIIFGSMKWFADTYSDEEIFKMEECKKIIIQKLHGYLGDNGVLLYPTFPDPAHLHMQIYYRQMNAGYLSLFNLVDLPATACPILINSKGLPVGIQVIASRGQDRLTLAVAREMERAFGGWVPPTGTSLLEVKTS; translated from the exons ATGTGGTCAACCGGTCAGCAGTGGCTGATCTGGCTATTGATAAGGCCTGTAGCCATCTTGTTCTGGACGGTATCACATATCCTCTCCTGGTTCCATGGGAAGCCTCCTCTTCCCCCAATCTCTAACCCTTTACTGCTGCTCAGTGCTACAGAACTCTCTCACTCCATCAGGACACGGAAG ATCGGATGCGAGGAGGTGATCAAAGCGTACATAGCACGGGTGAAGGAGGTGAACCCGATTATCAATGCTGTAGTCCAGAGCCGCTTCGACCAAGCCTTGGAGGAGGCCAGGCTGATTGACAAGAGCCTTCTGGTGAACGACAGGACCGAGGAGGAGCTGGCAAGGGAGACTCCTCTGCTGGGAGTCCCAGTCACGGTCAAGGAGAGTATTCCAGTCAGAG GTCTGAGTAACAACGCTGGGGTGCCCAACAAGACCAGGATAGCAGAGAAGGATGGGGAAGCTGTAGCTGCACTGAAGGCCCGGGGAGCAATACCCCTCCTGGTCAGCAACACCCCGGAGTTGTGCCTCAGCTGGGAGACCTACAACCCGGTTACAGGGCGTACCAACAACCCCTACAATCCCCTCAGGACGTCTGGAGGCTCTTCCGGTGGAGAG GCAGCCCTGCTGGGCTCAGGAGCCTCAGTGATAAGTCTGGGCTCGGACATCGGGGGCTCTGGCCGCATTCCTGCCAGCTTCTGTGGGGTCTTCGGACACAAACCTTCCTCAG GGTACATCAGTGTTCAGGGACACATGCCGACGTCGGAAGACCCGATGTGGACTCAGGTGTTCGTGTACGCTCCGATGGCACGATACGCTGAAGACCTCCCACTGCTCTTTTCTTCCTGCATAGACGATGAGGAGAAACTGAAGGAGCTGCGGCTTGATGAGCCT GTAGACCTAAGTAAAGTTAAATTCTTCTACTTGGACAGAGACATCTCTAAGGTGACCAGTCGAGTCCATGGAGATGTCAAACTGGCCATGAGTAAGGCTGTGACTCACCTAGAGACAACCTTTAAAGTTCCTGTTGAGAAG ATAGATATAGATGAGATGAAACACGCAGCCCAGTTGTCTTGCATGTTGATGTTGAGGATGAAACCCTGCCACACAATCTTCCAGAAGTCTGATGATAACTTGACG GAATGGAAGAGCGTAACGTGGCAGTGGATCCTGTGGCTGTTGGGACTCTCCCGTCATGCTCTCCATGCTATCATCTTCGGCTCTATGAAGTGGTTCGCTGACACCTATTCTGACGAGGAAATCTTCAAAATGGAGgaatgtaaaaaaatcatcatacaGAAACTTCAT GGATATCTCGGTGACAACGGTGTCCTGCTGTACCCTACATTCCCTGACCCTGCTCACCTCCACATGCAGATCTACTACCGACAGATGAATGCAGGGTATCTGTCACTGTTCAACCTGGTGGACTTGCCGGCCACAGCGTGTCCCATCCTCATCAACAGCAAGGGCCTCCCTGTCGGTATCCAG
- the LOC124363324 gene encoding fatty-acid amide hydrolase 2-A-like isoform X2 produces MWSTGQQWLIWLLIRPVAILFWTVSHILSWFHGKPPLPPISNPLLLLSATELSHSIRTRKIGCEEVIKAYIARVKEVNPIINAVVQSRFDQALEEARLIDKSLLVNDRTEEELARETPLLGVPVTVKESIPVRGLSNNAGVPNKTRIAEKDGEAVAALKARGAIPLLVSNTPELCLSWETYNPVTGRTNNPYNPLRTSGGSSGGEAALLGSGASVISLGSDIGGSGRIPASFCGVFGHKPSSGYISVQGHMPTSEDPMWTQVFVYAPMARYAEDLPLLFSSCIDDEEKLKELRLDEPVDLSKVKFFYLDRDISKVTSRVHGDVKLAMSKAVTHLETTFKVPVEKIDIDEMKHAAQLSCMLMLRMKPCHTIFQKSDDNLTEWKSVTWQWILWLLGLSRHALHAIIFGSMKWFADTYSDEEIFKMEECKKIIIQKLHGYLGDNGVLLYPTFPDPAHLHMQIYYRQMNAGYLSLFNLVDLPATACPILINSKGLPVGIQVIASRGQDRLTLAVAREMERAFGGWVPPTGTSLLEVKTS; encoded by the exons ATGTGGTCAACCGGTCAGCAGTGGCTGATCTGGCTATTGATAAGGCCTGTAGCCATCTTGTTCTGGACGGTATCACATATCCTCTCCTGGTTCCATGGGAAGCCTCCTCTTCCCCCAATCTCTAACCCTTTACTGCTGCTCAGTGCTACAGAACTCTCTCACTCCATCAGGACACGGAAG ATCGGATGCGAGGAGGTGATCAAAGCGTACATAGCACGGGTGAAGGAGGTGAACCCGATTATCAATGCTGTAGTCCAGAGCCGCTTCGACCAAGCCTTGGAGGAGGCCAGGCTGATTGACAAGAGCCTTCTGGTGAACGACAGGACCGAGGAGGAGCTGGCAAGGGAGACTCCTCTGCTGGGAGTCCCAGTCACGGTCAAGGAGAGTATTCCAGTCAGAG GTCTGAGTAACAACGCTGGGGTGCCCAACAAGACCAGGATAGCAGAGAAGGATGGGGAAGCTGTAGCTGCACTGAAGGCCCGGGGAGCAATACCCCTCCTGGTCAGCAACACCCCGGAGTTGTGCCTCAGCTGGGAGACCTACAACCCGGTTACAGGGCGTACCAACAACCCCTACAATCCCCTCAGGACGTCTGGAGGCTCTTCCGGTGGAGAG GCAGCCCTGCTGGGCTCAGGAGCCTCAGTGATAAGTCTGGGCTCGGACATCGGGGGCTCTGGCCGCATTCCTGCCAGCTTCTGTGGGGTCTTCGGACACAAACCTTCCTCAG GGTACATCAGTGTTCAGGGACACATGCCGACGTCGGAAGACCCGATGTGGACTCAGGTGTTCGTGTACGCTCCGATGGCACGATACGCTGAAGACCTCCCACTGCTCTTTTCTTCCTGCATAGACGATGAGGAGAAACTGAAGGAGCTGCGGCTTGATGAGCCT GTAGACCTAAGTAAAGTTAAATTCTTCTACTTGGACAGAGACATCTCTAAGGTGACCAGTCGAGTCCATGGAGATGTCAAACTGGCCATGAGTAAGGCTGTGACTCACCTAGAGACAACCTTTAAAGTTCCTGTTGAGAAG ATAGATATAGATGAGATGAAACACGCAGCCCAGTTGTCTTGCATGTTGATGTTGAGGATGAAACCCTGCCACACAATCTTCCAGAAGTCTGATGATAACTTGACG GAATGGAAGAGCGTAACGTGGCAGTGGATCCTGTGGCTGTTGGGACTCTCCCGTCATGCTCTCCATGCTATCATCTTCGGCTCTATGAAGTGGTTCGCTGACACCTATTCTGACGAGGAAATCTTCAAAATGGAGgaatgtaaaaaaatcatcatacaGAAACTTCAT GGATATCTCGGTGACAACGGTGTCCTGCTGTACCCTACATTCCCTGACCCTGCTCACCTCCACATGCAGATCTACTACCGACAGATGAATGCAGGGTATCTGTCACTGTTCAACCTGGTGGACTTGCCGGCCACAGCGTGTCCCATCCTCATCAACAGCAAGGGCCTCCCTGTCGGTATCCAG